The Pseudanabaena yagii GIHE-NHR1 genome segment TCAACCGAAAGCCTTAGCTCAGTAGTAGTTTTGCTAACGGATTCTAATGTAGTCGTGTCGATCGCCTGAGCGATCGTTGGCGTAAACGCGGCAAATATCGCTGCCCCGATCGCGATCGCCACAAAACGTGCCCAATGATTTCTTTTTTTGATTACCTTTGCCATGATTATATCCATACACCGCTAGTTGACTCACCGAGCGACTACCTTTCATTAGGATTAACATTTATCTAATATCTACGGCAATAGCCCATATTCAGCCGCACAAGCATAGCGTTTTCCAATCTAGCGGTTTGTTTGCCCGTTTTTGCGTGAACACAAACCTCTGTATTTTGCTTGAAAAGCTACGCTCAATAGATGTTTCTATATTGAGACTTATTCCTTTAGAATTTAGTAATATCAGCAGAGCCACTATTTCTTATACGTTTAAGACCACTCTGCAAAAGTGTCGATTAGTACAGTCAAACTCATTACATGCAGCACCTTGCATCATTAGAACAACGAGAGAAATTTTTGAAAGAGCCACTTTGCAGCACTTTCAAAAATTTCTCTCGTTGTTAGTTCAGCGTAAAAGGCTGAAGCTGTTGTGATCGCAGTCACAGAAAGAGTGCTTTAAGATCGCAGGTTAGGCGTGAGTGCCATCACTGCGAACAATCAAAGAAGAAACGATACTACAACTACTAGCGACGTATCTACATAATTTTTCCCCGCAAGAATGCCTCCTGCGGGTTTTTTATAGCGGTCTTTGTAAACAATTCGTTACAATATTGAAAGCACAGTTACCAACGCAAGGAATAAAGCAGGGAATTATGTATTTAACATGGCTAGACAGTAATTCATGGCTCATCGAAATTGCAGATAAACGCATTTTGCTCGATCCTTGGCTAGTTGGTTCACTGATGTTTGGTAATGCTGCATGGTTCTTTAAATCCGAGCGTCTCACCCCTAGAGAAATCCCCCAAAATATTGATTTGATTTTGTTATCTCAAGGATTGGAAGATCATGCACATCCCGCGACATTGCAGCAACTAGATCGCCAAATTCCCGTCGTTGGTTCACCTAGTGCAGCAAAATTAGTCAAAGAGTTAGGCTATACGCAAGTTACAGCCCTTAATCATGGTGAAGTATTTAGTATCCCCCATCTCTTAGAAATCAGAGCAGTAATTGGTTCTCCGACTGGCCCCACCACAATGGAGAATGGCTATATTTTGCGAGACTTGGTAGCAGGAACTGCTATTTATTACGAACCCCATGGATATCATACCCAATCTATCCAAGAATTCGCACCCGTCGATGTAGTAATTACGCCAACTATTGATTTAAAGCTGCCTCTGGTTGGTACGGTCATTAAAGGTCAACAGAGCGCCGTAAAAGTAGCTCAGTGGCTAAAGCCTCAATTTATCTTACCCACTGCCGCAGGCGGTGATTTGAGCTTCAGTGGCTTTTTGCTCAAGTTTTTGAAAGCAGAAGGCACAGCCGAATCCTTGCGATCGCTATTGGCGGCAAATAACCTTGCAACCCAAATCATCGAACCTAAGCCTTGGGAACGCTTTGAAGTCAAGCTCCAAAAAATAGCAGCTTAGAAATTCTCTGTTTTTACAGCAATTTCCGATCAAACGAACCACAAGAAAAATTTTGAAAGCCTTGCTTCGCAAGGCTTTCAAAATTTTTCTTGGTTTGGTTTTGAGCGCAAAGCGCTGTAATTCAGCCCAACGTGCTGTAAAGCATAAAAGAAGAGGGGCAATTGCCCCTCTTCTTTTATGGAAACTTAGATGTAACTAAATGTGGCTCTTCTAAAAATATTGCTGGCATTTCCGCAGGATGCTCAAGAGGTTTAGATTTTGATTTCCTATCGAGCAGCATATAGGTTTCCATTTCACCGCGACCTTTAATAAACACCTTGCCACGATGCCAGAAAGAATAATTGTGTTTGAGTAAGTCATAGGTTGCCTCTGTCACTTGAATACCTCCAGCTAAACCGTGAGATTCCATGCGACTAGCTAGGTTTACAGCATCACCCCATAGATCATAGATAAACTTGCGGATACCAATTACCCCTGCGACAACAGAACCCGTATTAATGCCAATGCGTAAACGGAAAGGAGTTCCATCGTCACCGCGTTTAAAGTTCGCTATTTCTTTTTGCATTGCTAAAGCCATTTCCGCGATCGCTTCAGCATGATCGGGTCGCGATGTGGGCAATCCACCTACCACCATATAGGCATCACCAATGGTTTTAATTTTCTCTAAACCTAACTGATCCGCCAGTCGATCAAATGAGGAGAAAATACCATTGAGTTTGTTGACTAGTTCATTAGGAGAAATGTTTGTCGCTAGCTCCGTAAAGTCCACTATATCCGCAAATAAAATCGTGACATTATCAGATCTAGAAGCGATCGTACTATCACCATGCTTAAGTTGATGCACAATCGCCTTAGGCAAAATATTTAATAGGAGATTTTCTGATTTTTCTTGCTCAGCCTTGAGTGCCTGCTCCGATTGTTTACGCTCCGTAATATCTTGGACAATGCCTTCATAGGAAACTAAATTACCGTCCTCGTCATAATTGGCACTAGCACTAATCAATATCCAAATTATGCTGCGATCGCGTTTGTAAGCTAAGGTTTCAAAACTGACGACCGAGCCATGCGTTTCAATCTGATATAAAAATTCTCGATAATGCTCAGGCTCTACAAATAGGCGATATTCGTCCAAAGCCACACCAGTGAGCAGCTCGGCGGTTGATTCATAGCCATAAATCTTTGCTAAAGCGGGATTAGCATTGACATAGCAACCATCGGGCTGTGCTTGGAAAATACCTTCAATCGCATGTTCAAAAATACTGCGATACTTCTCTTCGGCGGTACGCAGTGAGTCTTCAATTTGTTTCTGATGACTAATATCAATAATCACACCGTCCCAAACTGTGTCGCCATTTTCATGACGATGGGGCTGAGAGATGATGCGTACCCACTTCACGTTCACAAATAAGCTGGAAACCCGATATTCATGCTCAAAAAAGCTTAGTTCTTCAGCCGATTTATGCACAATCTCATTCAACTTTGCCCGATCCTCTGGATGTGCCATATCAAAGACCCATTCCAAATGCTCTGAAAATTCTTCTACGGATATACCGAAAATCTCCTGAGTCCGTGGACTGATATAGGGCATAGAGACTTCACCATTAGGATGCAGCACTGCTCGATAAACCACACCGGGGACATTGTCCGCGATCGCCGAAAAGCGTTGTTGACTCTCCCTTAGTAGTATTTCTGCCTGTTGCCGTTCCGCTGCCTCATTTTGAAGCCGCTTGATCGTTTTTTGTAATTGGATCGTGCGCTGCTCAATGCGTTGCTCTAACAGTTCATTTGCCTCACGCAAAGCACCCTCAACATTGAGTAGATCTGCCTGTGCCTTGATCAAACGCTGATTTGCCTTAAACAATTTCGACATCGCAGCGCGAGTGATTTCAGGTGCAAGCTGGTTTCGACCTTTTCCATGACCTCTGCCCAGTAACTCAGCGATCGTAAATTCTAGTTCTTGGGAATCCTTTTCCAGTTGCCAAGTTTGGTGAATACTTTGAGGAATTTCTGCCAGCATTTCTGTTACCACCGATGAGGTACTAGATTGCAGATCCTCCACCCCTAACCAAGGCAGTGGCTTAATTGGGTCAATGGTATATACAATTTCCAATTTTCCTGTCGATGTTACTTCAGCAATCCGACAAGCCGTGGAAATGTGATGGTTACGCTCCATCGTAATCTTACCCGCAGGAATCAAAAGACTTTGACCATACACCGATTGCCGTACTGTTTCAACATCAAAAGTTTGCGCTGCTTCAACAGCCAACTTCCACAAAAACACCTGAGCATAGGCAGCCTGCATCAGCGTGTTGACTACAGGAACTGCACCATTATCTACATCAAACCAAGCTGCGGCTTTACGCAAAAAATCTTGATTCTGGGGACTATCCAAAACCTGAAAATAATTGGCACTGAGCAGATGACCAGCCAGCGATGATGGATATAGACTTTGAGTGAGTTGATGGAGTTCTACATCTGTCAAGCGAAGGGATAGGACAGGAATATCTCTGGCTTTGATATCGGCAATGGCATACTGTTGCAAAAAGGCGATCGAATTGTCGGGGGTTAGCGTATTA includes the following:
- a CDS encoding MBL fold metallo-hydrolase → MYLTWLDSNSWLIEIADKRILLDPWLVGSLMFGNAAWFFKSERLTPREIPQNIDLILLSQGLEDHAHPATLQQLDRQIPVVGSPSAAKLVKELGYTQVTALNHGEVFSIPHLLEIRAVIGSPTGPTTMENGYILRDLVAGTAIYYEPHGYHTQSIQEFAPVDVVITPTIDLKLPLVGTVIKGQQSAVKVAQWLKPQFILPTAAGGDLSFSGFLLKFLKAEGTAESLRSLLAANNLATQIIEPKPWERFEVKLQKIAA
- a CDS encoding transporter substrate-binding protein — its product is MNQETKSLNTESNQGTDVMRVGIMHFLSGSLGTREMLVKDATLMAIAEINQSGGILGKTIEPVVFDMAPHEQNIAVQGKYFLDEFGISNLFGVCTSSARKSLIPILEKQHVQLWYPYAYEGLEFSKNVFYTGACPNQVVQPVITWLSQNKGDRIYIIGTDGIYSRTVNKIIRAQLKQQNGLLLCEDYVPRNIYEYQDSIAKIKNIAPDIVINTLTPDNSIAFLQQYAIADIKARDIPVLSLRLTDVELHQLTQSLYPSSLAGHLLSANYFQVLDSPQNQDFLRKAAAWFDVDNGAVPVVNTLMQAAYAQVFLWKLAVEAAQTFDVETVRQSVYGQSLLIPAGKITMERNHHISTACRIAEVTSTGKLEIVYTIDPIKPLPWLGVEDLQSSTSSVVTEMLAEIPQSIHQTWQLEKDSQELEFTIAELLGRGHGKGRNQLAPEITRAAMSKLFKANQRLIKAQADLLNVEGALREANELLEQRIEQRTIQLQKTIKRLQNEAAERQQAEILLRESQQRFSAIADNVPGVVYRAVLHPNGEVSMPYISPRTQEIFGISVEEFSEHLEWVFDMAHPEDRAKLNEIVHKSAEELSFFEHEYRVSSLFVNVKWVRIISQPHRHENGDTVWDGVIIDISHQKQIEDSLRTAEEKYRSIFEHAIEGIFQAQPDGCYVNANPALAKIYGYESTAELLTGVALDEYRLFVEPEHYREFLYQIETHGSVVSFETLAYKRDRSIIWILISASANYDEDGNLVSYEGIVQDITERKQSEQALKAEQEKSENLLLNILPKAIVHQLKHGDSTIASRSDNVTILFADIVDFTELATNISPNELVNKLNGIFSSFDRLADQLGLEKIKTIGDAYMVVGGLPTSRPDHAEAIAEMALAMQKEIANFKRGDDGTPFRLRIGINTGSVVAGVIGIRKFIYDLWGDAVNLASRMESHGLAGGIQVTEATYDLLKHNYSFWHRGKVFIKGRGEMETYMLLDRKSKSKPLEHPAEMPAIFLEEPHLVTSKFP